A single window of Streptomyces sudanensis DNA harbors:
- a CDS encoding substrate-binding domain-containing protein, with protein MATALNPSGETVGRVAIGASALLLETRIGPLIRDCRYRYPKVQVSPRQLAIGRAHEAVRTGEVDLALVHGDLAGGGPPAAGVVVEELPPLKVVPVGTPALAQARDLAAELPQVRVLAVDADCASHRMLVTTLRQMYGIDPPVIEAGSMGGARELARAGYGIAMLPAESIGSAEGDGGLEVLRWLPGVRLGVRALWAGRDLAMSAASAVYDVASRIGREKVNQLV; from the coding sequence ATGGCCACCGCCCTCAATCCGTCGGGTGAGACGGTGGGCCGCGTCGCGATCGGGGCGTCCGCCCTCCTCCTGGAGACGCGGATCGGCCCGCTGATCCGGGACTGCCGCTACCGGTACCCGAAGGTGCAGGTGTCCCCGCGGCAGCTGGCGATCGGCCGCGCCCACGAGGCGGTGCGCACGGGCGAGGTGGACCTGGCGCTGGTGCACGGCGACCTCGCCGGGGGCGGCCCGCCGGCGGCCGGGGTCGTGGTCGAGGAGCTGCCGCCGCTGAAGGTGGTGCCGGTCGGCACGCCGGCCCTCGCCCAGGCGCGCGACCTGGCCGCCGAGCTCCCCCAGGTCCGGGTGCTCGCGGTCGACGCCGACTGCGCGTCGCACCGGATGCTGGTCACCACCCTGCGTCAGATGTACGGCATCGACCCGCCGGTCATCGAGGCGGGCTCCATGGGGGGCGCCCGGGAACTGGCCCGCGCGGGCTACGGCATCGCGATGCTCCCCGCCGAGTCGATCGGGTCGGCCGAGGGGGACGGCGGTCTGGAGGTGCTGCGGTGGCTCCCCGGCGTGCGGCTCGGCGTGCGGGCGCTGTGGGCCGGGCGCGACCTGGCGATGTCGGCGGCCTCCGCGGTGTACGACGTGGCGAGCCGCATCGGCCGCGAGAAAGTGAACCAATTGGTCTGA
- a CDS encoding cupin domain-containing protein codes for MSDITYIPNAFRSGFELDDLDWVTWSEPGRVNVEHHVLWAPDESKDEDSVGLLLRFPPGAHGDFHEHLGYELMLVLDGVLDHSDGISYVKGDLVVEGPGTEHQMSSRTGCTVLAIRTRPASARTPQKQIRPVGITAAP; via the coding sequence GTGTCCGACATCACTTACATCCCCAACGCTTTCCGTAGCGGATTCGAACTCGACGACCTGGACTGGGTGACGTGGTCCGAGCCCGGCCGGGTGAACGTGGAGCACCACGTCCTGTGGGCGCCGGACGAGTCGAAGGACGAGGACTCGGTGGGCCTGCTCCTGCGCTTCCCGCCCGGCGCGCACGGCGACTTCCACGAGCACCTGGGCTACGAGCTGATGCTGGTGCTGGACGGGGTCCTGGACCACAGCGACGGGATCTCCTACGTCAAGGGCGACCTGGTCGTCGAGGGCCCGGGCACCGAGCACCAGATGTCGAGCCGCACCGGCTGCACGGTCCTCGCCATCCGCACCCGGCCGGCCTCCGCCCGCACCCCGCAGAAGCAGATCCGCCCCGTCGGCATCACCGCCGCTCCCTGA
- a CDS encoding cobalamin B12-binding domain-containing protein encodes MSTYQVQTLHSSRQDAPERTAEDAVERRGRRVLVSSVSSDSHTWNLVFLQLLLEEMGHEVTNIGSCVPDELLIEECRRVRPDLVVISSVNGHGALDGARAVRRLRDQPDLRDVRVVIGGKLGVRGAEAGTYGPELVAAGFDAVFEDAAGVAEFRRYLAQAPEHAVTAQAPGRAIAASGAR; translated from the coding sequence TTGTCCACGTACCAAGTCCAGACCCTCCACAGCAGTCGGCAGGACGCTCCGGAGAGGACCGCCGAGGACGCCGTGGAGCGCCGCGGCCGCCGTGTGCTCGTCTCGAGCGTCTCCTCCGACTCCCACACCTGGAACCTGGTCTTCCTGCAGCTGCTGCTGGAGGAGATGGGGCACGAGGTGACGAACATCGGCTCGTGCGTGCCCGACGAGCTGCTCATCGAGGAGTGCCGGCGGGTCCGCCCCGACCTGGTCGTCATCAGCAGCGTGAACGGCCACGGCGCGCTCGACGGCGCCCGGGCCGTCCGCCGCCTCCGCGACCAGCCGGACCTGCGCGACGTGCGCGTGGTCATCGGCGGCAAGCTCGGCGTGCGGGGGGCCGAAGCGGGCACCTACGGGCCGGAGCTGGTGGCCGCCGGGTTCGACGCGGTCTTCGAGGACGCCGCGGGCGTCGCGGAGTTCCGCCGGTACCTGGCGCAGGCCCCCGAGCACGCCGTCACCGCGCAGGCCCCCGGGCGCGCCATCGCCGCGTCGGGTGCCCGGTGA
- a CDS encoding methylaspartate mutase translates to MSAVAPLGSFASAVAAAREAGELVVQPRMGFADLPRMRDGLRAVKQARARTVGTLTIDSYTRVGDDESARLALAEGTDLNGYPIVAHGADTTRDLVSGFVGDGFAVQVRHGSANPLGIIRALLDAGLDATEGGPVSYCLPYSRTPLRESVDAWARSCELLASHPGAHLESFGGCMLGQLCPPSLLVALSVLEGVFFRQHGLRSVSLSYAQQTHHDQDVEALLALRTLAGEHLAGMDWHVVLYTYMGVFPRTTGGALGLLRDSARLAALTGTERMIVKTPAEAHRIPTIEDNVHALEEAALAAAAHRGRTAVAGEEYGVLAEARALVEAVLEIHPDTGRALTEAFRRGVLDVPYCLHSDNAQRSRSYIDGRGSLQWHATGAMPIRALPAPGRDRLRADDLLGMLSHTQEAFDRAALAESGGRDGAALPV, encoded by the coding sequence GTGAGCGCGGTGGCCCCCCTCGGCTCGTTCGCGTCCGCGGTGGCCGCGGCGCGCGAGGCCGGCGAGCTGGTCGTCCAGCCGCGCATGGGGTTCGCCGACCTGCCGCGCATGCGTGACGGGCTCCGCGCCGTGAAGCAGGCCCGGGCCCGTACGGTCGGCACCCTCACCATCGACAGCTACACCCGTGTCGGCGACGACGAGTCCGCCCGGCTGGCGCTGGCGGAGGGCACCGACCTCAACGGCTACCCCATCGTCGCGCACGGCGCCGACACCACCCGCGACCTGGTCTCCGGTTTCGTGGGCGACGGCTTCGCGGTGCAGGTCAGGCACGGCTCGGCCAACCCGCTCGGCATCATCCGCGCGCTCCTCGACGCCGGCCTCGACGCCACCGAGGGCGGCCCCGTCTCGTACTGCCTCCCCTACAGCAGGACCCCCCTGCGGGAGTCGGTCGACGCCTGGGCGCGCAGCTGCGAGCTGCTGGCCTCCCACCCGGGGGCGCACCTGGAGAGCTTCGGCGGCTGCATGCTCGGCCAGCTCTGCCCGCCGAGCCTGCTCGTCGCGCTCTCCGTGCTGGAGGGCGTCTTCTTCCGGCAGCACGGCCTGCGCAGCGTCTCGCTCAGCTACGCCCAGCAGACCCACCACGACCAGGACGTCGAGGCCCTGCTGGCGCTGCGCACCCTGGCCGGGGAGCACCTGGCCGGGATGGACTGGCACGTGGTGCTCTACACCTACATGGGCGTCTTCCCCCGGACCACCGGCGGCGCGCTCGGGCTGCTGCGGGACAGCGCGCGGCTGGCCGCGCTCACCGGCACCGAGCGCATGATCGTGAAGACCCCGGCCGAGGCGCACCGGATCCCCACCATCGAGGACAACGTCCACGCCCTGGAGGAGGCCGCACTCGCCGCGGCCGCGCACCGGGGGCGAACGGCCGTCGCGGGCGAGGAGTACGGCGTCCTGGCCGAGGCGCGGGCGCTGGTGGAAGCGGTCCTGGAGATCCACCCCGACACGGGCCGCGCGCTGACCGAGGCGTTCCGCCGCGGTGTCCTCGACGTCCCGTACTGCCTGCACTCCGACAACGCCCAGCGCTCGCGCAGCTACATCGACGGGCGCGGCAGCCTCCAGTGGCACGCCACCGGCGCCATGCCGATCCGCGCCCTGCCCGCGCCGGGACGCGACCGGCTCAGGGCCGACGACCTGCTGGGGATGCTGTCGCACACCCAGGAGGCGTTCGACCGGGCCGCGCTGGCGGAGAGCGGCGGGCGCGACGGCGCCGCGCTGCCCGTGTGA
- a CDS encoding FAD/NAD(P)-binding protein — MTGHISDTRPLVIAIVGSGPRGISVLERLAVRTAAEAEGAAGGTPPRPVRIHLIDATEVGAGRVWRTDQDDWFTMNTVVSQVTMYSGDPDGGPARPGAGPSLGEWIAERALLGEELLGPDDYAPRVRYGHYLADVYRTIAANLPDHVELVPVTGRVTALRTNADSGYVLSLDTAPHLLEADRVVLATGHPFNAPDDFEREMLDFAARTPGVRYLCGDSAADMPLGEDAIPAGSAVGIRGIGLSFYDVMLSLTVGRGGEFRTREDGSLEYRASGREPRIVAGSRSGLPIPARGRNQKEPSFSHKALFLTRDALLAARAARRAAGGTGQLDFAEDVLPLLIQEVEHVYYRTHVLIGRGQEAADAFAEAHAAALRAGRDRGDLLAEAGLDTVPPIDLDALARPFGEERFDSPQHFRERLLKVMDEDLAAAALGTLDGPLKSALDVLRDIRNMVREAVDFGGLLPESHTGFFQSRFLPVNALLSAGPPMYRVEQLRALIRQGVVEVAGPRTRFGTDEEAGAFEVGSPQVAGSGWLVQTLIDARIPTPDLRRDTSPLTRQLLEERMVREYVIEGPDGGSHVTGGLEVTDSPFHVVDADGVPQPDLYALGIPTEHTRWFTQVGSSRPGVGTLFYRDADAIAGDALRPVDVAAGGGAAGPLLIPQQAGAGVVAAGHGGGA; from the coding sequence GTGACCGGACACATATCCGATACGCGTCCACTCGTCATCGCCATCGTCGGCAGCGGCCCGCGCGGCATCTCCGTCCTGGAGCGCCTGGCCGTCCGCACGGCGGCCGAGGCCGAGGGCGCGGCCGGCGGGACCCCGCCGCGCCCGGTGCGGATCCACCTCATCGACGCGACGGAGGTCGGCGCGGGCCGGGTGTGGCGCACCGACCAGGACGACTGGTTCACCATGAACACGGTCGTCAGCCAGGTGACCATGTACTCCGGCGACCCGGACGGCGGCCCCGCCCGGCCCGGCGCCGGCCCCTCGCTGGGCGAGTGGATCGCCGAGCGCGCCCTGCTGGGCGAGGAGCTGCTCGGGCCCGACGACTACGCGCCGCGCGTCCGGTACGGCCACTACCTCGCCGACGTCTACCGGACGATCGCCGCCAACCTGCCGGACCACGTCGAGCTCGTCCCGGTCACCGGGCGCGTGACCGCGCTGCGCACCAACGCGGACAGCGGCTACGTGCTCAGCCTCGACACGGCCCCGCACCTGCTGGAGGCCGACCGGGTCGTCCTGGCCACCGGCCACCCGTTCAACGCCCCGGACGACTTCGAGCGCGAGATGCTCGACTTCGCGGCCCGCACGCCGGGCGTCCGCTACCTGTGCGGCGACTCGGCGGCCGACATGCCGCTGGGCGAGGACGCGATCCCGGCCGGCAGCGCGGTGGGCATCCGCGGCATCGGCCTGTCCTTCTACGACGTGATGCTCTCGCTGACCGTGGGCCGCGGCGGCGAGTTCCGCACCCGCGAGGACGGTTCGCTGGAGTACCGCGCCAGCGGCCGCGAGCCGAGGATCGTCGCGGGTTCGCGCAGCGGGCTGCCGATCCCGGCCCGGGGCCGCAACCAGAAGGAGCCCTCCTTCAGCCACAAGGCCCTGTTCCTCACCCGCGACGCGCTGCTGGCCGCCCGCGCCGCGCGCCGCGCCGCCGGCGGCACGGGCCAGCTCGACTTCGCCGAGGACGTGCTGCCCCTGCTGATCCAGGAGGTCGAGCACGTCTACTACCGCACCCACGTCCTGATCGGCCGGGGGCAGGAGGCCGCGGACGCCTTCGCCGAGGCGCACGCCGCCGCGCTGCGCGCCGGGCGGGACCGCGGTGACCTGCTCGCGGAGGCGGGGCTGGACACCGTGCCGCCCATCGACCTCGACGCCCTCGCCCGGCCGTTCGGCGAGGAGCGCTTCGACTCCCCGCAGCACTTCCGCGAGCGGCTGCTGAAGGTGATGGACGAGGACCTGGCGGCGGCGGCGCTCGGCACCCTGGACGGCCCCCTGAAGTCCGCCCTGGACGTGCTGCGGGACATCCGCAACATGGTCCGCGAGGCGGTGGACTTCGGCGGCCTGCTGCCCGAGTCGCACACCGGGTTCTTCCAGAGCCGCTTCCTGCCGGTCAACGCCCTGCTGTCGGCCGGGCCCCCGATGTACCGGGTCGAGCAGCTCAGGGCGCTCATCCGGCAGGGCGTGGTGGAGGTGGCGGGCCCGCGGACCCGCTTCGGCACCGACGAGGAGGCGGGCGCCTTCGAGGTGGGCTCGCCGCAGGTCGCCGGGTCCGGGTGGCTGGTGCAGACCCTGATCGACGCCCGCATCCCCACGCCGGACCTGCGCCGCGACACCTCCCCGCTGACCCGTCAGCTCCTGGAGGAGCGCATGGTCCGCGAGTACGTCATCGAGGGGCCGGACGGCGGTTCGCACGTCACCGGCGGCCTGGAGGTGACGGACAGCCCGTTCCACGTCGTCGACGCGGACGGCGTGCCGCAGCCGGACCTGTACGCCCTGGGCATCCCCACCGAGCACACCCGCTGGTTCACCCAGGTCGGCAGCAGCCGCCCGGGGGTGGGCACGCTCTTCTACCGGGACGCCGACGCGATCGCGGGGGACGCCCTGCGCCCGGTCGACGTCGCGGCCGGCGGCGGGGCGGCCGGGCCGCTGCTCATCCCCCAGCAGGCCGGTGCCGGCGTGGTCGCCGCCGGTCACGGGGGTGGGGCGTGA
- a CDS encoding AMP-binding protein, translating to MSRPSASEEFLAARDVLLLHRTDLAKAVEEFRWPRLTEFNWALDWFDAVAARNDRVALRVVGDGGPEGDRLLTFGALSRRSAQVANRLRSLGVRRGDPLLLMLGNRVEVWETMLAAIKLGAIVIPTYTTATPAELADRLHRGGVRYVVAEAELTGRFVEAQGGRPRKWSGVAVGGAAEGWVPYEPAADADGDFVPDGPTRADDPLFRYFTSGTTSKPKMVEHTHVSYPVGHLSGMYWNGVRPGDVHLNISAPGWAKHSWSSFFVPWNAEATVVALDASRSTPAEILEVLRSREVSTFCAPPTIWRGMVAHGLGPRPPALREAGAAGEPLEPSLIERVAREWGVDLRDGYGQTETTAQIGNPPGRTPVPGSMGFPLPGHRVVLLDTETGREVPDGEPGEICLDLADPPLGLMRGYVGDEARTAKALAGGYYHTGDLAVRSPDGSLAYLSRADDMFKAFDHRISPRELEDVLLRDAAVSDAAVVPVPDPVGLWAPKAYVVCAPDHPEGPETARRVLDRVRAELPPEKWVRVLEFVPSLPRTTSGKVRRAELRDRGPQGPEYRVDAPAPD from the coding sequence GTGAGCCGGCCGTCCGCGTCCGAGGAGTTCCTGGCGGCCCGGGACGTCCTGCTGCTGCACCGGACCGACCTGGCCAAGGCGGTCGAGGAGTTCCGCTGGCCGCGCCTCACGGAGTTCAACTGGGCCCTGGACTGGTTCGACGCGGTGGCCGCGCGGAACGACCGCGTCGCGCTGCGCGTCGTCGGCGACGGGGGCCCGGAGGGCGACCGGCTGCTGACCTTCGGCGCGCTGTCCCGCAGGTCCGCGCAGGTCGCCAACCGGCTGCGCTCCCTGGGCGTGCGCCGCGGGGACCCGCTGCTGCTGATGCTCGGCAACCGGGTGGAGGTGTGGGAGACGATGCTCGCCGCCATCAAGCTCGGCGCGATCGTGATCCCCACCTACACGACGGCGACCCCCGCGGAGCTGGCCGACCGGCTGCACCGCGGAGGCGTGCGGTACGTGGTCGCCGAGGCGGAGCTGACCGGCCGCTTCGTCGAGGCGCAGGGCGGGCGGCCCCGTAAGTGGTCGGGCGTCGCCGTGGGCGGCGCGGCCGAGGGCTGGGTGCCGTACGAGCCGGCCGCGGACGCCGACGGCGACTTCGTCCCCGACGGCCCCACCCGGGCGGACGACCCGCTGTTCCGCTACTTCACGTCGGGCACGACGTCGAAGCCGAAGATGGTGGAGCACACCCACGTCAGCTACCCGGTGGGCCACCTGTCGGGCATGTACTGGAACGGCGTGCGGCCGGGCGACGTCCACCTGAACATCTCGGCCCCCGGCTGGGCGAAGCACTCCTGGAGCTCGTTCTTCGTCCCGTGGAACGCGGAGGCGACGGTGGTCGCCCTCGACGCCTCGCGCAGCACCCCCGCGGAGATCCTGGAGGTCCTCCGCAGCCGGGAGGTGTCGACGTTCTGCGCGCCCCCGACGATCTGGCGGGGCATGGTGGCGCACGGCCTGGGGCCCCGGCCCCCGGCGCTCAGGGAGGCGGGCGCGGCCGGCGAGCCGCTGGAGCCGTCGCTGATCGAGCGGGTGGCCCGGGAGTGGGGCGTCGACCTGCGCGACGGGTACGGGCAGACCGAGACCACCGCGCAGATCGGCAACCCGCCCGGCCGGACCCCCGTCCCCGGCAGCATGGGCTTCCCGCTGCCCGGTCACCGGGTGGTGCTGCTCGACACGGAGACCGGCCGGGAGGTCCCCGACGGCGAGCCCGGCGAGATCTGCCTGGACCTGGCCGACCCGCCGCTCGGCCTGATGCGGGGCTACGTCGGCGACGAGGCGCGCACGGCGAAGGCGCTGGCGGGCGGCTACTACCACACCGGTGACCTGGCGGTCCGCTCCCCCGACGGCTCCCTGGCGTACCTGTCCCGCGCCGACGACATGTTCAAGGCGTTCGACCACCGCATCTCGCCGCGGGAGCTGGAGGACGTGCTCCTGCGCGACGCGGCGGTGTCCGACGCCGCGGTCGTCCCGGTGCCCGACCCGGTCGGCCTGTGGGCGCCCAAGGCGTACGTGGTCTGCGCGCCGGACCACCCGGAGGGGCCGGAAACGGCGCGGCGGGTCCTGGACCGGGTGCGCGCCGAGCTGCCGCCCGAGAAGTGGGTCAGGGTGCTGGAGTTCGTCCCGTCCCTGCCGCGCACCACGTCCGGCAAGGTCCGCCGCGCCGAGCTGAG